The DNA sequence ccatataggcctagtattgttaaatttgggtgggtagcatgtcattatggtatggttaaatatCCAAAATGGTTGTTGACctcaagtcaattaaaatatacatttctatgataatataaaggatgaattcgcaacagttcagttttgtcctagatcctgtgcacttatagtaaAATCTGTAGAGAACAGtactccatgacccagcctctccttccacctcTGGCAACGACTGCaaaaaactactgtgtgacatcatcatcaccactatcgatcctcatctttactgtcgctggtgccattgagtacatgaacaacgatatcattctcatcgtcactatcttctctttcataataagtattgctagtagtagcagcaGCTGCTTGTAGTTTTTtaccttgcttcatctagttgatatttatttgttctgttacagtatttattttctttttatttaatatgtatcagagtaaaatatatattatcaactaatcattatgtcattgaggacagagtaagacaaagaaaaaacattttgagcgcCCCCTTAttagctttcaaattttgaatgacccccatgtcgtaaatactgacagttcccttacttgctgccaaaggccatcgcgttcccTGCATTCGACAACCTACTATAcgttgccaaactatgttgcaaCGATTttgcaatcaccttgccgctaaagcaacaaccagctgaaatttattacttcaagttactcaattttgataactATTTGCCTatagtgagccaagtgtatatagtgtcgtcttgattttacatcggtacccggagttctgagtgaccaactgcagggtgcgcatccgagtcggtgcactgccgactgcagtttgaaataatccgtatataacgcactgtgccagaatagaatgtcagcctcctctgccaaagttctgtatccccTGTAACatagtagcagtacgtatttgaaaagagaagaacaaaataaaaccattcgcaggtcattcagccggcgaccatgggcgagtacccaggcagtgtggcgtgccatggcaaggccccaggaatgttgcaggctcgatgatgtcatcagtatcggcgttctcggtcacgtgcacagcctacaagttgtcaacaaacccgcatggcaatccaactcgatcgggcaatattaagcgtttgtatgtcactacaggagcacaaatttggcttatttctttactgaacaacatttcacgatggatgtaagcgAATAACATGCAATTTCGAGcataaaaaaggttaaaagttacaaatactgagGCTTTAAAAGGAAAAATGATTAAACAACATAAAAGTATGTACCCGTTTCCCATtcacttgatttttttgaagtttCCATAGTTACGGGTATTGATGACCGCGGCAGTCTTTTCTTCACCTTGATGACAGATATGGTGTAGAGGATGGGGTTCATTGCAGAGTTGACAGGCAAGATGAAGACTGCTGTCCAAGCGTATACAGATCCCGGAATTGTGACCGTGTCAGTCAATGCCAGTATACCCATAACAGTGATCGGAACCCAGCAACAGAAGTCAGTCAGTACTATCAGTGTCATGCGTTTGGCTATCTTCATTGCATTCTTTGTATTCCTTTGGGAACTTACGCCAGCGGCTGTCGTTGAAAACTTAACAGATATATACATTGCAACATAGCATgcgaaaatcaaaataaacgAAAGAAAGTTGGCGAAAAGGAAAATAATCACCGAAAATTCCCATCCGGGTGTGCGCTCATTGGTCAGATGAAGAGACAGACATACAGGGGAACGACCATAGTAATTATCACCAAAATAGGGAATACCAACAAGTGGCAGGAAACTTAAAACGGCTACAACAATCCAACCAATTAGAACAATCAATGTGGCTGTTTTGAGCTTGATACGTATGAACTTCAGGGGAAAGACGATTATTAGAAACCTATCAAGTGTTATGACTGTCAGTGTGAAGACCGACACCTCACTCGACAAGGATGCCAGAAAACCCGCAAACTTGCAGAGAAAACTGTTTTTCCAGAATGCGTCATAAGTGACGTAAACTCCACGGTAATACACATCAACAGAGGCTATTATCAACATGTATATCCCCATCAAGAAATCAGCAAGGGCTAGGTTCCAAATAAGAAAAGAAGGCACTTTGTTTAGGTCATTTTGTTTGACTCTCCAAATAATGACAAAGATGTTGCCAAGAAAAGCTGATATTCCAAGGACCCAAATAGACCATCTTAGAACTTGATTGGCCATGAGATCTTCACAAGAGGAGAATGGATCAGCAAGTGGTGTGCACACATCTACATCCTGGTGTTTTCTGACCATACAGCAATATCGGTAAGCATCAGTATGTCTGAAAGCGAGGCAAACAAAACACGAATAAATGATTACGTTCCACAGCATGAGACATTTCTTGCAGAAGTAAAGGTGACACTTATCAAACAAATATGGATATGATTGAGTCTAGAGAGGCAGGGTGAAAAGTATGGATCATAATAAATTATGCTTGCCTCACAGCAAGAACGTATGCGCGTTCGCTACTGTTGTTGATGAAACGTCACGTTTTCGAGCAAACGAATACCTACATTTCTTGTAATCCTTTCAAGGGTTGGAAGACAGATGAACTTTCAACGTCGAACATATTGTCTGTAACACTcctagaaaaataaaaacagtttGATTTATTCCTATGTTGGAACTGTAAGGCCACAATTATGGATGTTTTGATGTGGCAGTCATTACAGCAGCATGCAATGaaggaaaatttcaaccatGTCTGACAGACATTAAACAACATTGAAACTCGGTGTGGATGTTTCTTAAGTTTGCTTGGTTGGAAATAATTTTAAGTATATCGGTGGTTTTTGAATACAGGATAATAGCATTGTAATAACGATAAATCTTGTTTTGCAAAAACctgacttgttttattttatttgtattggAAGGGAActaaataaaaattaatattcGTGAACGTTTGAAACACGATGTTATTTTAAAATACTGCGTTCACATTGCCgtgtatgtgtatgttttcATGGACTACCTTTGAGCTGCAAGAGATTAACCATGTCAGGCAATATAAGGCAATATCctagcacacacacacacactctctctctctctctctctctctctctctctctctctctctctctctctctctctctctctctctctctctctctcgttttcCACTTGAACCCTTAGTTACCTTACCATGCCTTAATCGCAACATACTGCCCATCATTCATATCACTTAACATCAAACAAGGAGGTACAGGGTTCTCACATTTATCAATCTTTTTTGAATAATTCTATTCATCTATCAAGATGTTTGTCTTTTAAATAAGATGACCGGGTAAACCATATGATATTCTGCCATCATTTGTGTAGACACGCAGGCAGGAGAAGAATATATAAATCGTCGATCGCGttacaaaacaaactttgcGTACTGAAAATAAATCTGGATATCTCACATGAAGTTAAGGTTTCCAAGTCCTTGCAAAGCACCCATCTTTAACAAACGTATGTGGTTTCCCGATATGAAGCTAGAACAAAGCAAATGAACACTTAAAATCTCGTCGATAACCACAATGGCAAAATCTTGCTGGCGTTTTCTAATTGTGCAATGTTAAGTTTGCAATGCGTAGTGATTAGCCGGTGTTGAGTTATAATTTAAATCTTCAAACTCACTAATATACAATCAGTTTTCGACAACGACAAATAGCTTTTTTCACAATATGCTGCAACCTTACTAACCTGTTTAAATCCTATCTCAATACCTTGAGAAAAAAGTATCATTTGATGTATAACCGAGAACACTGATCCAGAGAACACATCAAGGTAATCTTAGAAATGACAAAGTATCGGTTGCAAAGTTACTTAAGTTATATTTGCTTTTAGCAATTCCTATATGTCGAAAACACAGAATATATAGCAAAATGCTCTGTTACTGACAGTTTCTTCAGACTTCGTAATCCATAAAATGTGTCTCGTTGTAAAACTTTAATGTTATTTGCCTCGAGATTcctgaaacaaattaatgtgcatgtCAGGTGATTAAAATGCTCAACTCATTAATGTTGATTAGAAAGTAATTTCGGGTTTACTTGTAACAAATTCCTGACGCAATTCTTTTTTGCGTATGTGCAAAAAACAACAGAGATATACAAATTAACAAGATAATTGTTGTAAATGTGAACATACGATTAagataaataaagtttttttttctcagaatcaACAAGAAAGGCCAAAATCTTTCATTCAAATATCTTCTATGGCATCGAAAAAGGTTTCTGATACACTTACAGCAGGTACAGATTCGTCAGGAACTTGAACTGTTTTGGTCGAATGCTATTTATAGAATTACGAGAGATATCtctgaaagaaattaaaaaaacacaaacgaaaCAGCATTATTACCCTGCTCTGTTGTACAATGAAGTTATGCATGcgctatgtatgtatgcatgaacGTATGTCtgcatctatgtatgtatatatgtatgtctgcatCTATGTCTGTATTTAGTTTGTGTCTATGTAAGTATTtatgtatctttgtatgtatgtgggtatttTTGTAATCTGGATGGTGTTATACATTATGAAAGCATTAAACACTTGTAGCTAATTATGCAGATGATTGGTTGATTAACTAattaattatgtcaataaaccagatatgattGGTTAAGTAGCGTCCATTTATTTCTACCAATAATATGGAGTACTTACAACTCTCCCAACAATCGGAGGTCACCAAAGTCTTCTCCTTCAAGGATTACTGCATTTCCAGACAGATTTCTGATTAAAGATGTGAAACATTGGTGACattaaaaaattgcaaacaatggATCgagatatatacatgtattttctatTGGCGTAGTCCATCATCCCATTGAATATGGACATTTTTATGTAAACTTTGACAGAAGTGAGCAGGAATATCAAATTAAGGGAATACCACATGTAACTACAGATCgtaaacatttcttttcttgtATTGCATTTGAATGTTCTGTtccatttcaatatttctgttacAACATTAATGTGTAAATCCATCAATCATACGTACAATTTCTTCGTATTTTGACCAACTGAGTATGGCATTAAATTCATCTTCTGGTTGGTACAGTCAATAGCAGCGCCATGACATACACAATTGGGTGGGCAGTGATCATCTAGATATGTACACAAGAATGTGACAGAGGTCACATTTGAATGTTGGAATACGAATACCGACATTTATAAGATAACTATATCTCAATGACCAATGCAATAAACGCAGTATAGGCTACATCATTGCCACAATATTAAACTTGATGAAACGTCTTATGTATATTAAATTGCGTCTTATTTAAGAAACCTCAGCcgtaaataatgaaataaagaaTGCATATAATTGGAGTCATATGTCCTTACAAGTTCAAGGACAGGAACTCAATATTTACAGTGAAGTAAGACAGATCAAACTtgtgaaaatacaaaacaagcaGGAAAGAATATGACTcagacaacaaaatacaaatacaacaaaaagatatcataatttttttttgaaagtatTGGTCTCCGATTTTTTATTTAGGTAAAGGTAACTGTAGGTAGAGGTAGCTGATTCTATAAATCTGCTGTTTCCATGGAGCTTCTCAAGAGAATCACTTACCACATAACAGTTCATCATCTCCGTAGTGACATTGTTTAATACCATCACATCTTTGTGATAAAGAAATGCAGTTTTTCATCCCATGACAACGGTAATTCCCAGAACAAGTGTAGGAGTCTAGTAGGGTGAAAAGGACACAAAGCCACTTCCATGGTAGTTTCCACAAGAATACTGCATTGggtgtattttattttctttagcCCCTTACCCCTTGCAATAATTAAAATGTGCCACATAGTATAAATGCCACACCTGAGAACACATTTTTATTGATATTCTATAGCCTAATAAAAGGGATGTGTGTGATGAAATAGCTATCAAAGCCCTGCCAGCTAGAGTAATATTCTGTATCTAGATATTACAGTGTACGTCTATGGTAAACGTATTGTATCCGAGATTTTTGATAATTGTAATTCAATGTGTTTGCATATAATTTGATATTATACGCCTTGTAACACATTAAGAAAAACTCCCAATTGTAATTAAATTATAGTACGCTAAAGTTCTTATTAGAATTGTATGTTTACAGGTACAAGTGATGTCCTACTAAACTTTCTCCATTATTGTCTACTATCATGTAACGTTGCAATTACGTTAATTCACACTTTTTCCCTTGCTTATGGTTAAGTGTTTATTGTATTCCATCCAAAAGGTAAAGATGCGAgcatgttactgaaaatttatttagttattaacatgtattttattttgcttATTTATCTACATTCTAAAATCATATTAAAGCGAGATCATTCGTTCTCTGTGAAGTCTATTCGTCAACATGTCATCACATACTAGACTTAATAGACATACCACAGTTTTGTTCATCCGAGCCATGTGGACAATCAAAAATACCATCGCAACGTCGATACAACGGTATGCAGTAGCTGTCAGGACACTTAAACATGGTAGCTGGGCAGCTGAACAGTTCTACGAGAAACaacattttgatacttttactATCGATAAGTAAGACAATGGTGGTCATGAGTGAAATCGGCAAAACATCAAAGTTACACTTACTTTTGGCACGGGATTTGGGATATTATAACAAGAAAGTGTTCGTACCCTGTGAAACCTTTTGATAAAAGGAAAATTGGAGAGTCGAATTCCCTATAAGACAGGGGTTCATTTAAATGTCCAGTAAAAGGAATAAAGCGAAATCGGAGTATTCAGAAAATAGTCATAGTCACGCAAATAAACCTGACTCACCACAGTGTCTAAGGTGAGTGACGTCACGACATCCACGCTGGTAGCCATACCTATCAAAATCATAAATACACATCCATTTTCTGTCGATACAATGTccattattacatttgaaaccATTTGGTCCACAAGCTCCATAGTGCAGCTGCATATGGAATTCAACGTCATTCGTGGCGTTGTCATAGTTACAATTGAGCTCATCTTCATTTTCGGTACCAGCACAGTCCTTCTCTCCGTCACACCTCGCTTGGTTTGGAATGCAGTCAAGATAATAGCAAAGGAATTCTTTGCACATATCTGAAATTATAAAGAAAAGTGTACTCCTGTTAacccaatttttttccattatatTTCTGTTTGAGCGTTTGTCCACAGAATGTTCATTAATGTAACTGACATAGTTTATTCCTCTTTGTATTAAAAAGTTCTCTATCATATATTCATCGTAAATGTAATActaaatacaaaacaaacactttCACAATTAAACTCtatttcataaatttccaaAATCTTAGAGccataaaaaatagaaaacactTACCGCAAAGAACTTCATCGCTGCCATCAATGCAATCATAGATCAAGTCGCATCTCCTCGAGACATGTACACACTGGCCATTGTCACACATAAACTGGTCCGCTGTACAATTTCGGTAAACTGAACAGTGATGAAAATGTGAGATATTTTAGAGTATCCTGGTAAAAGCCTGCTCGGTGTTAATGCAAAATCAATCATCAGAATCCGCTGAGTGGGTATAACATCGCATTTTCTACTGCCTAATTTCCcacattttatttcaagaatcGGTTTAGATCTCCCACTGAGTGATTCAAATCACCTTACATAAAACTTCCATACTACCCCTGTCCAAGAGCAATCTGCTTTGATTATAAATCCAATGTGTATCACACTATACTCTTCCGGAGGTAATTGTACTTCCGTAATACTAAGCTATCGCGATCAGATATATCCATTAAAGTTCATGAAGCCTGAGATTCTCGTATTTCCTATGACCCTACTGGCAAATCAGGCTAGACATATTCATGACAATCAGAATGAGACCATCTACACCTTAAATTATAGTCATTCATAAGCAACAACTCGATTCGCTCATAGTGTCAGATTAATTCGCAAAGAAGACACGTTCAGTTAAATGTCGTTTTAGGTATCATTTCAGGTAGACAACGGAGAAGGAAATAATACGCACTACATTTATCGTACTTCATGTACATCTACGATCAAACATTGGCCCTTAGGGCCTCGACGTTTACCGAGAGTCAACGGTGCAGTATGAGCGTCTGTCATGATTCATGTGGAAGTATCAAGTTCCCTACATTCAGAACAcctgatatttaaaaaaataccgcaTTGAAAGTCTGACTATGCCCACTGTCTCCGACACGTATTGCTAAGTTTCTTTTACACGTTCATATACGATAGCAGAAACGAGAGCATCACTTATGGTTGGCAATAAGCTGATCTGTGTATTGGTGATCGATCAAATTGTCCCTTACATGACTAGCCAAAGTCAAACAGATTGTTTGAAAGCCCGAAATCATTCAGAAAGAAAgatacatttgataatttgtaGCGTTACTTTTCATTGGCTCTTTGCAAAAAAGACGCGTATCTAATATCGCAAAACGAAGAAACCCAACCATTTAGGCATTAAATAGGATAATTGCACAAGAGACAAGGGACCTTCATCAGAACAACCTAGGATAAAACATTATCAAGAGCAAATCGATAAACAAATCCATTGACTATAAATTCGGTATCACTTCTAAAACCGCCTGCAGCATCAACCACAAAGTTTTGGTAATCTTCCCGTCAGAATTCATCACACATCATTTTCTTGTCAACGAGGTTTATGTGGCAAGCctatcttttctttcttttttttaacgttttttTATTGGAGTTTCATTATGTGGAGAATTTACAGTACTAATATCCACCGAGACCGTGGCAAGCCTATCTCTGACGATTTTCGAAAGCCACAATAGCCTTAATGTGCTAAGATTTATTGTCGAATACacaaataacaatacaatacaaaccACAATTTTCTTCATCACTGTTATCGCCGCACTGGTCGATAAAATCACAGTAAAATGAAACAGGAACACATTTTCCATTTTTACATTGGAAACTGTCGCTTGTACAGGACCCGGTCGCAGCTGTAATCGGACAAAATCGATGCTCAACACAGTTGACAACAGAACAACAAATTTAT is a window from the Ptychodera flava strain L36383 chromosome 11, AS_Pfla_20210202, whole genome shotgun sequence genome containing:
- the LOC139144007 gene encoding G-protein coupled receptor GRL101-like: MCDNGQCVHVSRRCDLIYDCIDGSDEVLCDMCKEFLCYYLDCIPNQARCDGEKDCAGTENEDELNCNYDNATNDVEFHMQLHYGACGPNGFKCNNGHCIDRKWMCIYDFDRYGYQRGCRDVTHLRHCELFSCPATMFKCPDSYCIPLYRRCDGIFDCPHGSDEQNCDSYTCSGNYRCHGMKNCISLSQRCDGIKQCHYGDDELLCDDHCPPNCVCHGAAIDCTNQKMNLMPYSVGQNTKKLNLSGNAVILEGEDFGDLRLLGELDISRNSINSIRPKQFKFLTNLYLLNLEANNIKVLQRDTFYGLRSLKKLSVTEHFAIYSVFSTYRNC
- the LOC139144005 gene encoding G-protein coupled receptor GRL101-like, which codes for MGALQGLGNLNFMSVTDNMFDVESSSVFQPLKGLQEIHTDAYRYCCMVRKHQDVDVCTPLADPFSSCEDLMANQVLRWSIWVLGISAFLGNIFVIIWRVKQNDLNKVPSFLIWNLALADFLMGIYMLIIASVDVYYRGVYVTYDAFWKNSFLCKFAGFLASLSSEVSVFTLTVITLDRFLIIVFPLKFIRIKLKTATLIVLIGWIVVAVLSFLPLVGIPYFGDNYYGRSPVCLSLHLTNERTPGWEFSVIIFLFANFLSFILIFACYVAMYISVKFSTTAAGVSSQRNTKNAMKIAKRMTLIVLTDFCCWVPITVMGILALTDTVTIPGSVYAWTAVFILPVNSAMNPILYTISVIKVKKRLPRSSIPVTMETSKKSSEWETAPLIHDTMRSNPVVPGDLMASYFASVTPLKKSQKLLLGKITINEVHVIAVDIAKSLDFLHDKRMTHGCVSEESVCIAIDVQGNICRAFLSDLSRSRHFGNDRRLPYTQDMTDFGNLISRLIGLASQ